A genomic segment from Triticum dicoccoides isolate Atlit2015 ecotype Zavitan chromosome 1A, WEW_v2.0, whole genome shotgun sequence encodes:
- the LOC119273001 gene encoding mitochondrial carnitine/acylcarnitine carrier-like protein encodes MGDIAKDLTAGTVGGIANLVVGHPFDTIKVKLQSQPSPAPGQLPKYAGAFDTVKQTVAAEGPRGLYKGMGAPLATVAAFNALLFTVRGQMETLLRSEPGAPLTVKQQVVAGAGAGLAVSFLACPTELIKCRLQAQSSLAEAGAVSGVALPKGPMDVARHVMRDAGVKGLFKGIVPTMGREIPGNAIMFGVYEAVKQYMAGGRDTSGLGQGSLILAGGLAGGALWLTVYPTDVVKSVIQVDDYKKPRYSGSIDALKKIVAADGVKGLYKGFGPAMARSVPANAATFVAYEITRSAMG; translated from the exons ATGGGGGACATTGCCAAGGACTTGACAGCCGGAACCGTCGGAGGGATCGCCAATCTGGTTGTTGGGCACCCATTTGACACCATCAAGGTCAAGCTCCAGAGCCAGCCCAGCCCTGCTCCAGGCCAGCTTCCTAAGTATGCCGGCGCCTTTGATACTGTCAAGCAAACGGTTGCGGCTGAAGGGCCAAGGGGACTCTACAAGGGGATGGGGGCTCCTCTCGCTACTGTTGCAGCCTTTAACGCTCTCCTGTTCACTGTGAGGGGCCAGATGGAGACTCTCTTGAGATCGGAGCCTGGGGCGCCATTGACGGTAAAACAGCAGGTTGTCGCTGGTGCTGGTGCTGGGCTTGCAGTCTCCTTCCTGGCATGCCCAACCGAGCTGATCAAGTGCAG GTTGCAGGCCCAGAGCTCTTTAGCTGAAGCAGGTGCTGTCTCCGGCGTGGCGCTACCCAAAGGGCCAATGGATGTGGCTAGGCATGTCATGAGGGACGCTGGCGTCAAAGGTCTGTTCAAGGGCATTGTCCCAACAATGGGCCGTGAGATCCCCGGCAACGCCATAATGTTTGGCGTGTACGAGGCCGTTAAGCAGTACATGGCCGGCGGTCGGGACACGTCTGGCCTCGGCCAGGGCTCTCTCATCCTTGCCGGTGGCCTCGCCGGAGGAGCTCTGTGGCTCACGGTGTACCCAACCGACGTCGTGAAGAGCGTGATCCAGGTGGACGACTACAAGAAGCCGAGGTACTCGGGGTCGATCGACGCTCTCAAGAAGATCGTCGCGGCCGACGGGGTCAAGGGCCTGTACAAGGGGTTCGGCCCCGCCATGGCCCGCAGCGTCCCGGCAAATGCCGCCACCTTCGTGGCCTACGAGATCACGCGGTCGGCCATGGGCTGA